From the genome of Caldibacillus debilis DSM 16016, one region includes:
- a CDS encoding TetR/AcrR family transcriptional regulator encodes MIVKMKNAGRSMRRRGDALYESIYNATIELIKKVGYINLTFQEIAKAAKTSRTVIYRRWQTKLDLIHEIMVYKMKKVLDGELIDKIEDTGSLRGDLLQLLTLYNKAYLEVGPEIMNAILFEMGQNNKKMTEITVNATNKNILVMQKLLGFAKARGEKIKEVSETTLTLPFDLIRVEYLMRKGVMDEKRLELLVDEILLPVFLA; translated from the coding sequence ATGATCGTGAAAATGAAAAATGCGGGCAGAAGTATGCGCAGAAGGGGAGATGCACTATATGAAAGCATCTATAATGCCACTATTGAATTAATCAAAAAAGTTGGTTATATCAATCTCACTTTTCAGGAAATTGCAAAAGCCGCAAAAACTAGCCGTACCGTAATTTATCGGCGCTGGCAAACAAAGCTTGATTTAATCCACGAAATTATGGTTTATAAAATGAAGAAAGTACTTGACGGTGAGTTGATTGATAAAATTGAGGATACGGGAAGTTTGCGCGGGGACTTGTTGCAGTTGCTCACACTTTATAACAAAGCCTATTTAGAAGTTGGTCCGGAAATAATGAATGCTATTTTATTTGAGATGGGACAAAATAACAAGAAAATGACCGAAATTACAGTCAACGCAACAAATAAAAATATTCTTGTCATGCAAAAACTGCTTGGTTTTGCAAAAGCGAGAGGAGAAAAAATAAAAGAGGTCAGCGAGACGACACTGACCCTGCCCTTTGACTTGATCCGTGTGGAATATCTTATGCGAAAAGGTGTAATGGATGAAAAGCGACTGGAGTTATTGGTTGATGAAATTTTACTTCCGGTTTTTCTTGCATAA